In the Moraxella osloensis genome, one interval contains:
- a CDS encoding alpha/beta fold hydrolase, translating to MMDLAKFNFEPSVITDFMQSAIIDIGDELQLCVEVGGNPDHPPLLLIMGLGSQLVFWPDSFVKGLIDAGFFVIRFDNRDIGLSSKIARPFPRFPVNNVKMMLRMQVGLTNRHFPVAYNLFDMVEDTRRLLDKLALNNVYVVGASMGGMIAQILAAKYPKRVSTLGLMFTSNNKPFLPPTKPKQLQTLLSHPKTTQIDDVVAYGVWCMQRIGSPNHVDEQEVERLIRLRFERSYHPRGALQQLQAILATGSIVKFDQKIKQPTIIIHGEKDGLVPPAHGRAIAKAIAHSEFHLIKDMGHDLAKPFIPTIVKLLTDHYMKHV from the coding sequence ATTATGGATTTAGCCAAATTTAATTTTGAACCCTCAGTGATTACGGACTTTATGCAAAGTGCCATAATTGATATCGGTGATGAATTACAACTGTGTGTTGAAGTTGGTGGCAATCCTGATCATCCGCCCTTGCTGCTGATCATGGGCTTAGGCTCGCAGTTAGTGTTTTGGCCAGATAGTTTTGTCAAAGGCTTGATTGACGCAGGCTTTTTTGTGATTCGTTTTGACAATCGTGATATCGGGCTATCATCAAAAATCGCCCGACCCTTCCCGCGTTTTCCCGTCAACAATGTCAAAATGATGCTGCGTATGCAAGTGGGTTTGACGAACCGTCATTTTCCGGTGGCGTATAACTTATTTGACATGGTAGAAGATACCCGCCGCTTGCTTGATAAGTTAGCGCTGAACAATGTGTATGTGGTGGGGGCATCTATGGGCGGGATGATTGCGCAAATTTTGGCTGCCAAATACCCAAAACGCGTGTCGACACTGGGTCTCATGTTTACCAGTAACAACAAGCCATTTTTACCACCCACCAAGCCAAAGCAGCTACAAACCCTACTGTCACATCCCAAAACCACCCAAATTGATGACGTGGTCGCATACGGCGTGTGGTGTATGCAGCGTATCGGCTCACCCAATCATGTGGATGAGCAAGAAGTAGAACGGCTCATTCGCTTGCGGTTTGAACGTAGTTATCACCCACGTGGCGCGCTTCAGCAGCTGCAAGCTATATTAGCCACTGGCTCTATTGTTAAATTCGACCAAAAAATCAAACAGCCAACCATTATCATTCATGGGGAAAAAGATGGACTGGTGCCACCGGCGCATGGTCGGGCGATTGCCAAAGCGATTGCGCACAGTGAGTTTCATTTGATAAAGGATATGGGACATGATTTGGCAAAACCCTTTATCCCTACGATTGTCAAACTGCTAACCGATCATTATATGAAGCATGTTTAA
- a CDS encoding ABC1 kinase family protein produces MLLNHRKRLLQLWRIAAHYRVDTHLPIEETPQLEPIAKLIRMHPASYFQKPHPDGVRLALEEMGTLFLKLGQLLSTRRDLVTPEIIEQLVHLQDRVKPFSVDTVIEQIEQSTKKGGLGQPINQLFARFDGTPLAAASIAQVHTARLHDGREVVVKVVRPTIREQIIEDFELLRDLAGWASARIEAARAVHIIDIVEDYRQVLLNELDLTLEAANTTQMRNNFLGSSMMYVPEVYQASKNIMIMERIVGVPISQTQVFDALGYDRAALAAKGLTIFFTQVFRDNFFHADMHPGNVFVETLPADTPNPNPRYIALDCSIVGELSKADQMIVARLLLSVMNNNFTGLVDIIARAGWIPPNTDKYALMRDMRRTVSPMISKPINDIDFAGVLMSVLDIARRYHLDIPPQLMLLLKTLVHVEGLGRDLYPELDIWSLAKPILTGWVKQQFDPMQKIGELRKQLPELLLSLNDMPQLLDNSLQSLSNLGGHQDQQLREIQQIRSDMLKSRQQDWLALLGFVGSLFIAQMIASHAVWQVSSWLAPIFYVIAVLFVLWRLLN; encoded by the coding sequence GTGTTACTAAATCATCGCAAACGTCTTTTACAACTGTGGCGCATTGCCGCTCATTATCGTGTTGATACCCATCTGCCTATTGAAGAGACGCCGCAGCTTGAGCCCATTGCCAAACTTATCCGTATGCACCCTGCCAGCTATTTTCAAAAACCCCATCCAGACGGGGTTAGGTTGGCGCTTGAAGAGATGGGCACGCTGTTTTTAAAATTAGGGCAGCTGCTTTCCACGCGTCGTGATTTGGTCACCCCTGAGATTATTGAGCAGTTGGTGCATCTGCAAGACAGGGTGAAACCCTTTAGTGTTGATACGGTTATCGAGCAAATTGAACAATCGACAAAAAAAGGCGGTTTGGGGCAACCTATCAATCAGCTATTTGCTAGATTTGATGGCACACCGTTAGCGGCGGCATCCATCGCCCAAGTGCACACCGCACGCCTGCATGATGGGCGTGAAGTGGTGGTTAAAGTAGTTCGTCCAACCATCCGTGAACAGATTATTGAAGATTTTGAGTTATTGCGCGATTTGGCAGGGTGGGCATCGGCACGGATTGAAGCGGCGCGTGCCGTACATATTATCGATATCGTTGAAGATTATCGGCAAGTCTTGCTCAATGAGCTTGATTTAACCCTTGAAGCTGCCAACACCACCCAAATGCGTAACAACTTTTTGGGTTCATCGATGATGTATGTGCCTGAAGTGTATCAAGCCAGCAAAAACATCATGATTATGGAGCGCATTGTTGGGGTGCCGATTTCGCAAACCCAAGTATTTGATGCGCTTGGATATGATAGGGCGGCACTTGCGGCAAAAGGATTAACGATTTTTTTCACGCAAGTATTTCGAGATAATTTCTTCCATGCCGATATGCACCCAGGCAATGTGTTTGTTGAAACGCTGCCAGCCGATACCCCAAATCCCAATCCCCGCTACATCGCCCTTGATTGCTCAATCGTGGGCGAGCTATCTAAAGCTGACCAAATGATTGTAGCAAGGCTTTTATTATCGGTAATGAACAATAACTTTACCGGTCTAGTAGATATCATCGCTCGCGCAGGCTGGATTCCACCCAATACCGATAAATACGCCCTCATGCGCGATATGCGCCGCACCGTGTCACCGATGATTAGTAAGCCGATCAATGACATTGATTTTGCAGGCGTGCTCATGTCGGTGCTCGATATTGCGCGTCGCTATCATTTGGATATACCGCCGCAATTAATGTTGCTACTTAAAACCCTAGTGCATGTGGAAGGTTTAGGACGGGATTTATACCCTGAGCTTGATATCTGGTCGCTCGCCAAACCGATTTTGACAGGCTGGGTGAAACAGCAATTTGACCCGATGCAAAAAATTGGCGAGCTACGCAAGCAATTACCTGAACTGTTACTGAGTCTCAATGACATGCCACAATTGCTGGATAACAGTTTGCAAAGTCTGTCAAATCTGGGCGGTCACCAAGATCAGCAGCTGCGTGAAATACAGCAAATTCGCTCAGATATGCTCAAAAGTCGTCAGCAGGATTGGCTGGCTCTGCTTGGGTTTGTGGGGTCGTTATTTATCGCACAAATGATTGCCAGTCATGCCGTCTGGCAGGTGAGTAGTTGGCTTGCACCAATTTTTTATGTGATTGCCGTGCTGTTTGTATTGTGGCGGTTGTTAAATTAG
- the ubiE gene encoding bifunctional demethylmenaquinone methyltransferase/2-methoxy-6-polyprenyl-1,4-benzoquinol methylase UbiE → MNDNNHNSIQDSLVKDSLQANDKLNSQVQQSLTADTTINRQFTGTADLPESVPQGQQLTRPASATPNDVIPNESSAQSTSGFDKSAIYNPHTEATDGNEETHFGYKTVKKAEKQEKVAEVFTSVAKKYDIMNDLMSLGIHRLWKRYAISLTGVRAGQRVLDIAGGTGDLAKAFSKEVGRTGHVVLSDINEAMLEVGRERLLNAGCSNVDFVLANAETLAPFDDESFDLVTISFGLRNVTDKDAALRSMYRVLKKGGRLLILEFSKPVFEPFGKVYDLYSFTALPLMGKLVANDSESYQYLAESIRMHPDQRTLKGMMEDAGFVNCDYHNLTGGIVAVHRGFKK, encoded by the coding sequence ATGAACGACAATAACCATAATTCAATCCAAGACAGCTTGGTTAAAGACAGCCTCCAAGCCAATGACAAGCTCAACAGCCAAGTACAACAATCACTGACAGCTGACACGACCATCAACCGTCAATTTACTGGCACAGCTGATTTGCCAGAATCCGTGCCCCAAGGTCAGCAGCTCACTCGCCCTGCATCCGCTACTCCAAATGACGTTATCCCCAATGAGTCGTCAGCGCAATCAACTAGCGGTTTTGATAAGTCAGCTATCTATAATCCGCATACCGAAGCCACTGATGGCAATGAAGAAACCCATTTTGGCTACAAAACCGTCAAAAAAGCTGAAAAACAAGAAAAAGTGGCAGAGGTGTTTACCTCTGTTGCCAAAAAATACGACATCATGAATGATTTAATGTCACTGGGTATTCATCGTCTGTGGAAACGCTATGCCATCAGCCTAACGGGCGTGCGTGCAGGTCAACGGGTGTTAGATATTGCAGGCGGCACAGGCGACTTGGCAAAAGCCTTTAGTAAAGAGGTCGGTCGCACAGGTCATGTGGTATTGTCCGATATCAATGAAGCGATGCTAGAGGTCGGTCGGGAGCGTCTGCTCAATGCAGGCTGTAGTAATGTCGACTTTGTACTAGCCAATGCTGAGACGCTGGCACCATTTGATGATGAAAGTTTTGATTTGGTGACAATTAGCTTTGGGCTACGCAACGTCACCGACAAAGACGCGGCACTGCGCTCAATGTATCGGGTGCTCAAAAAAGGCGGTCGCTTGCTGATTTTGGAATTTTCAAAACCTGTGTTTGAGCCATTTGGTAAAGTCTATGATTTGTATTCGTTTACCGCATTGCCACTCATGGGTAAATTGGTGGCGAATGACAGCGAAAGCTATCAGTATTTGGCAGAGTCTATCCGTATGCACCCAGACCAACGCACCTTAAAAGGCATGATGGAAGACGCAGGCTTTGTCAATTGTGATTATCACAACTTAACAGGCGGTATTGTCGCTGTGCATCGGGGTTTTAAGAAGTAA
- a CDS encoding ATPase — protein MPTQNSNSLNNNLNNNLNNTAASAPTNHAAKSAKTAKADKTPPATLEAQLSFDLITEQTTLHEQRAGKNSRGLLILVNGMENSGKGEAVKALTEWMDARYIKVHATMGQHPSRYQPIWQRHTWQLPRKGEIAVYFGNWYADLIRYVFDCGDDIDEQRLQQMIEDIEAFEQDLVNNNTDIVKCWFSVDNKTLKKRLTDEEPDPEQLYHLDWFRKKDVKRFKRFSSKLMGLQSSWHHIDGQDIDASNIQFANVVLAALRTMNQLSAANDAQDNPQKADKQKTDKSANPKTDKIPVKPNPLPFKPTPLIGELVSVESHALEKADYKKQLHSKQHILAELIRERGQRHIIFVFEGMDAAGKGGAIRRIIAPLDPREFTIHAISAPTEDELKHAYLWRFWTRLPHDEMADVDIAYLSQKFKRNKCVALLKQRVHNSRVTIFDRSWYGRVLVERIEGFAKEADWQRAYGEINRFENDLVQSNAIVVKFWLAISEEEELKRFKAREETPNKQFKITDDDWRNRAKWHEYVQAASDMIHLTHHKKRPWYVIATDDKYTARLKILDAIISELSKNL, from the coding sequence ATGCCAACGCAAAATAGCAACAGTTTAAACAATAACTTAAATAACAACTTGAATAATACAGCCGCGTCTGCACCCACCAATCACGCTGCCAAATCTGCCAAAACCGCTAAAGCTGACAAAACGCCACCTGCAACGCTTGAGGCGCAATTAAGTTTTGACTTGATTACCGAGCAAACCACCCTACACGAGCAACGGGCTGGCAAAAACTCGCGCGGGTTACTAATCTTGGTGAATGGTATGGAAAATTCGGGCAAAGGCGAAGCGGTTAAAGCGCTAACCGAATGGATGGACGCACGCTATATCAAGGTTCACGCCACCATGGGACAGCATCCCAGCCGCTACCAACCTATTTGGCAACGTCACACATGGCAACTGCCTAGAAAGGGTGAAATTGCCGTGTATTTTGGCAACTGGTACGCTGACTTGATTCGTTATGTGTTTGACTGTGGCGATGATATTGATGAACAGCGCTTACAGCAAATGATTGAAGACATTGAGGCGTTTGAACAAGATTTGGTCAATAACAACACCGATATCGTCAAGTGCTGGTTTTCAGTCGATAACAAAACGCTAAAAAAACGCTTGACCGATGAAGAGCCTGACCCTGAGCAGTTGTATCATTTAGATTGGTTTCGAAAAAAAGACGTGAAACGTTTCAAACGCTTTAGCAGCAAACTGATGGGGTTACAATCAAGCTGGCACCACATAGATGGACAAGATATCGATGCCTCAAATATCCAATTTGCGAATGTTGTGTTAGCAGCACTGCGAACCATGAACCAACTATCTGCAGCCAATGATGCCCAAGACAACCCCCAAAAAGCCGACAAACAAAAAACTGATAAATCAGCTAACCCTAAAACGGACAAAATTCCTGTTAAACCCAACCCGCTGCCTTTTAAACCCACCCCTCTGATTGGTGAGTTGGTTAGCGTCGAATCCCACGCATTAGAAAAAGCAGATTATAAAAAACAACTGCATAGCAAACAACATATACTCGCTGAACTGATTCGTGAGCGAGGTCAACGCCATATCATTTTTGTCTTCGAAGGTATGGATGCAGCAGGCAAAGGCGGTGCGATACGCCGCATCATTGCCCCACTCGACCCGCGTGAATTTACCATCCACGCTATCTCTGCACCAACCGAAGATGAATTAAAACACGCCTATCTGTGGCGTTTTTGGACGCGCCTGCCCCATGATGAAATGGCAGATGTGGATATAGCGTATTTATCGCAAAAATTCAAACGCAATAAATGCGTCGCCTTACTCAAACAACGCGTGCATAATAGCCGAGTGACCATTTTTGACCGTAGTTGGTATGGTCGAGTACTCGTTGAGCGTATTGAGGGCTTTGCAAAAGAGGCAGACTGGCAACGTGCTTATGGCGAAATCAATCGCTTTGAAAACGACTTGGTACAGAGCAATGCCATTGTGGTCAAGTTTTGGCTCGCTATCAGTGAGGAAGAGGAACTTAAGCGCTTTAAAGCACGTGAAGAGACGCCCAATAAGCAGTTTAAAATCACCGATGACGATTGGCGTAACCGTGCCAAATGGCATGAGTACGTGCAAGCCGCGTCCGACATGATTCATTTAACCCACCATAAAAAACGCCCATGGTATGTGATTGCCACCGATGATAAATATACCGCAAGACTCAAAATCCTTGACGCTATTATTTCAGAGCTATCTAAGAATTTATAA
- a CDS encoding SurA N-terminal domain-containing protein, with amino-acid sequence MESLRNFLKGWMGKALLVLFLLPLAITGFESIVRSGDDPNAVAKVAELNIDNATLQNMINNRRETLLEQVNGDASLLNSDKLREQMLHNLIDRYLIINQANQLGFTVSDATITQMLMAEKTFQDASGKFSNELFASYLTSRGMTKEQLFDSVRQDLLVTAFSRGIINTGIFAQGSIDKLMSMQSESRPVQVLRLDWHSFAPQVQVTPQEIASYYQKNQATLKSSEMVDLTYLELNKNALPVAAPTAQELQQQYQTYLKNSNNQTEYELAMILMNGGQAQATLTSLKSKLDANQADFAALAKQYSQDEGSKNDGGNIGPITQSMFPNDYDTIMTQIKTLKVGQVTSPIKTNYGYHLFKLVKINGQTPPTIESLSPVLTEQVMAQKREAAYQDLIGKINNDAVAGATITELANRYKLTAKSIKNYPKTNNSSALNQPAIVAAAFDPLALQEGSVSVGIDVSDKVVWLQSTNHRTSKLMTQAEAEPVIKAKLIEEKAKSLAVAEANAIAAKVKQANSIAAAGAPFQDLGIVTRQDSKLSDDERGVAFSQPAVNNQLAVMTRPTISGASVIVGGVITNDNAQITPQVKQQTAQIVRENIGQSQFEDYLAYLKSITEVTIKPQTAAP; translated from the coding sequence ATGGAATCTTTACGCAATTTTTTGAAAGGTTGGATGGGCAAAGCCTTGCTCGTTCTTTTTTTACTGCCTTTAGCCATCACAGGATTTGAGTCGATTGTCCGTAGCGGAGATGACCCCAATGCTGTCGCCAAAGTTGCAGAGTTAAATATCGATAATGCTACCTTGCAAAATATGATTAACAATCGCCGCGAAACCTTGCTTGAGCAAGTGAATGGCGATGCAAGCCTACTTAATAGCGATAAATTACGTGAGCAGATGCTGCACAATTTGATTGACCGTTATTTGATTATCAACCAAGCCAATCAGCTTGGTTTTACTGTGTCAGATGCTACCATCACCCAAATGTTGATGGCAGAAAAAACCTTTCAAGACGCCAGCGGAAAATTTTCTAACGAGTTGTTTGCTAGCTATTTAACCAGTCGCGGCATGACCAAAGAACAATTATTTGATTCGGTTCGTCAAGACTTGTTGGTAACTGCCTTTAGCCGCGGTATCATTAATACAGGGATTTTTGCGCAAGGGAGCATTGATAAACTTATGTCAATGCAGTCTGAGTCTCGCCCTGTGCAAGTGCTACGTTTGGACTGGCACAGCTTTGCGCCGCAGGTGCAAGTGACACCGCAAGAGATTGCAAGTTATTATCAAAAAAATCAAGCGACACTTAAATCTAGTGAGATGGTGGATTTAACTTATCTAGAACTCAATAAAAATGCCCTGCCTGTTGCTGCCCCAACGGCGCAGGAATTGCAACAACAGTATCAAACCTATTTGAAAAATAGCAACAACCAGACCGAATACGAATTGGCAATGATTTTAATGAATGGCGGTCAAGCACAAGCCACCTTAACCTCATTAAAAAGTAAACTTGATGCCAACCAAGCGGATTTTGCGGCGCTTGCCAAACAATACTCGCAAGATGAAGGCAGTAAAAATGATGGCGGCAACATCGGTCCGATTACCCAATCGATGTTCCCCAATGATTATGACACCATCATGACCCAAATCAAGACCTTAAAAGTCGGTCAAGTCACCAGCCCCATCAAAACCAACTATGGCTATCATTTATTCAAATTGGTAAAAATCAATGGTCAAACCCCACCAACCATTGAAAGCTTGTCGCCTGTGTTAACCGAACAAGTTATGGCGCAAAAGCGTGAAGCCGCCTATCAAGATTTGATTGGTAAAATCAATAATGACGCAGTTGCTGGCGCTACTATCACCGAGCTTGCCAATCGCTATAAATTAACCGCGAAATCGATTAAAAACTACCCTAAAACCAATAACTCGTCTGCACTCAATCAACCTGCCATTGTAGCGGCGGCATTTGATCCACTGGCGCTGCAAGAAGGCAGTGTATCAGTCGGCATAGATGTCTCTGATAAAGTGGTATGGTTACAATCAACCAATCACCGCACCAGCAAACTCATGACACAAGCCGAAGCCGAACCGGTTATCAAAGCCAAACTTATTGAAGAGAAAGCAAAAAGTTTAGCCGTGGCAGAGGCCAATGCCATCGCTGCCAAAGTCAAACAAGCCAATTCAATTGCGGCGGCGGGTGCCCCATTCCAAGATTTGGGGATTGTGACTCGTCAAGATAGCAAACTCAGCGATGACGAGCGTGGTGTGGCATTTAGTCAACCTGCTGTGAACAATCAACTAGCGGTCATGACGCGGCCTACTATATCGGGTGCGAGTGTGATTGTTGGTGGTGTTATCACCAATGATAACGCGCAAATCACACCGCAAGTCAAACAACAAACTGCCCAAATCGTGCGCGAAAATATCGGTCAGTCTCAGTTTGAGGATTATTTAGCATACCTAAAATCCATCACTGAAGTCACGATTAAACCGCAGACTGCTGCGCCATAA
- a CDS encoding FAD-dependent oxidoreductase: MQSTNNADSAILDSISSNDAQLSNTEPQPVIIIGSGMAGYTLARELRKLTTSLPIVMVCQDSGDSYAKPTLSNAYAQNKLADSIANASAAKMAETLNLTLLNFHQVIDINAAEQVIVVRSLVNEASQTTLAYRDLVLATGAHSRLLPNLAVNHQTIFAVNHLDEYKSFQQRLNTLKSQKSAPVKVAIIGAGLIGCEFANDLIGQNTGNQTTDITVAVFDKAARPLAQQLPSQAGIMLQDALTQSGVTFYLGTDITSITTNLNKNITTNINTNDNATVTISFDRDKQSQTFEADIVLIAIGLVANTDLAASANIAIASSQHINPTVTHLPRTVQQGIKVDAYLATSAEHIYAIGDCANVMGSYMPYVMPLMNQAKALAKTLADPNMAPTKVAYPAMPVAIKTPSLPLVVLPVSGQYSDDQLYWQTTQTTDFMVMTAHPKDDPHSILGFVLAGKEAAKQRLTLTKQVADWLS; encoded by the coding sequence TATCAGTTCAAATGATGCGCAACTGTCAAATACAGAGCCACAACCTGTAATCATTATTGGCTCAGGGATGGCGGGCTATACGCTAGCGCGTGAACTCAGAAAGCTAACGACTAGCTTGCCTATCGTTATGGTGTGTCAAGACAGTGGTGATAGCTATGCTAAGCCAACCTTGTCAAATGCCTATGCGCAAAACAAACTTGCCGATAGCATCGCCAATGCGAGCGCGGCAAAAATGGCAGAAACGTTAAACCTGACCCTATTAAATTTTCATCAAGTCATTGATATTAATGCCGCGGAACAAGTCATTGTGGTTCGCTCGCTAGTCAATGAAGCGTCTCAAACAACGCTTGCTTATCGAGATTTGGTATTGGCGACAGGCGCGCATTCTAGACTGTTACCCAATTTAGCTGTCAATCACCAAACCATTTTTGCCGTTAATCATCTAGATGAATATAAAAGCTTTCAGCAGCGCCTAAACACCCTAAAATCTCAAAAATCAGCACCGGTTAAGGTAGCGATTATTGGTGCAGGGTTGATTGGTTGTGAATTTGCCAATGATTTGATTGGTCAAAATACCGGTAACCAGACCACTGACATCACAGTGGCAGTGTTTGATAAAGCGGCACGTCCACTGGCTCAGCAGCTTCCTAGCCAGGCAGGCATCATGCTACAAGACGCTTTGACTCAGTCAGGGGTGACATTTTATTTAGGCACTGATATCACCAGTATCACGACAAACCTTAATAAAAATATTACTACAAATATCAATACAAACGATAATGCAACCGTGACCATCTCGTTTGACAGGGATAAGCAATCACAAACCTTTGAAGCGGATATTGTTTTGATAGCGATTGGTTTGGTGGCTAATACTGACCTTGCCGCATCAGCGAACATTGCCATAGCATCGTCACAGCACATCAATCCTACAGTAACCCATTTACCAAGAACAGTGCAGCAAGGCATCAAGGTTGATGCGTACCTAGCCACATCAGCTGAGCATATTTATGCCATTGGCGATTGTGCCAACGTGATGGGTAGCTATATGCCCTATGTCATGCCATTGATGAACCAAGCCAAAGCCTTGGCAAAAACTCTGGCTGACCCTAACATGGCACCGACCAAAGTGGCGTATCCTGCCATGCCGGTGGCTATCAAAACACCTAGTTTACCTTTGGTGGTATTACCCGTATCAGGGCAGTACAGTGACGATCAACTGTACTGGCAAACGACCCAAACCACTGACTTCATGGTCATGACCGCCCATCCAAAAGATGATCCTCATAGCATTTTAGGGTTTGTATTAGCCGGTAAAGAAGCAGCAAAACAGCGCTTAACGTTAACCAAGCAAGTGGCGGATTGGCTGTCTTAG
- a CDS encoding FFLEELY motif protein, translating to MSSLSQLEQDLKQFRALPYHSDTQLAQKLSEVQAWQRGRIHKTHQALFASANNQAMGEFLIDQLYGGEKFNVLAEQLERMVQKAEKLEKFIPANAVSTGAAGIIEAINAIKLDLQLAQYLQENHLSVDEPSMIEAYRSVNAESARRQQIADLKQMCYRTDKYLKSFILQKAFSLAKGTAYKKGFQPLYDFIAEGFAAIKPIKSIGAFIEPFCEKELQIITNVHAGKEHPFDV from the coding sequence ATGAGCAGCTTAAGCCAATTAGAACAAGATTTAAAACAATTCCGCGCCCTTCCATACCACAGCGATACCCAGTTAGCGCAAAAACTCAGTGAAGTACAAGCCTGGCAACGCGGTCGTATTCATAAAACTCACCAAGCCTTATTTGCCAGCGCCAACAACCAAGCCATGGGGGAGTTTTTAATTGACCAACTGTATGGGGGCGAAAAATTCAACGTGCTCGCTGAACAGCTAGAGCGCATGGTGCAAAAGGCTGAAAAACTAGAAAAATTCATCCCTGCCAATGCTGTGAGCACAGGCGCAGCCGGTATCATCGAAGCGATTAACGCCATTAAGCTTGATTTACAGCTTGCTCAGTATTTACAAGAGAATCATTTATCCGTGGATGAGCCATCCATGATTGAAGCCTATCGGTCTGTCAATGCAGAGTCGGCAAGACGCCAGCAGATTGCTGACCTCAAACAAATGTGCTATCGCACAGACAAATATCTTAAATCATTTATCTTACAAAAAGCATTTTCACTTGCTAAAGGTACAGCGTATAAAAAAGGCTTTCAGCCGTTATATGACTTTATCGCCGAAGGTTTTGCTGCTATCAAACCAATTAAAAGTATTGGCGCATTTATCGAGCCATTTTGTGAAAAAGAGTTGCAAATCATTACCAATGTGCATGCTGGCAAAGAACATCCTTTTGATGTTTAG
- the fdx gene encoding ISC system 2Fe-2S type ferredoxin, whose amino-acid sequence MPKITVLPHHQICPTGAEIELNEGDNLCRGLLEKGVKIEHACDMSKACTTCHVIVRKGFNSLEEMDDIEADLLDRAWGLEPNSRLSCQVIIEDQDLTIEIPKYTINHASENH is encoded by the coding sequence ATGCCAAAAATTACTGTATTACCGCATCACCAAATTTGCCCTACTGGCGCAGAGATTGAACTCAATGAAGGCGATAATCTATGCCGTGGTTTGCTAGAAAAAGGCGTGAAAATTGAGCATGCTTGTGATATGTCAAAAGCTTGTACTACTTGCCATGTTATCGTGCGAAAAGGCTTTAATAGCTTGGAGGAAATGGATGATATCGAAGCTGATTTGCTAGATCGTGCTTGGGGGCTAGAGCCAAATTCAAGACTGTCTTGCCAAGTCATCATCGAAGATCAAGATTTGACGATTGAAATTCCAAAATATACCATCAATCACGCCTCTGAAAATCATTAA